From a single Carassius gibelio isolate Cgi1373 ecotype wild population from Czech Republic chromosome A18, carGib1.2-hapl.c, whole genome shotgun sequence genomic region:
- the LOC127934250 gene encoding N-acetyllactosaminide beta-1,3-N-acetylglucosaminyltransferase 2-like, with protein MKKKHLKLLVIALASSFCLFFFFSKLKDVEHKQRDLAKITSFPDTTTTVVISNTKKKTKSVMPYELPPLTISETFRKDIPKNGAFWNRKLHSLLRQFDSTANQTEKDPHDKFLCQPESFELIKTNIQDVHLYPPLYEDFLRGMECRDPPLLINQPDKCASENKEDQIFLLFAIKSIPRNFERRQAIRETWGRGGLYEKRLQVRTVFLLGRSSADDPNLDKLVSFEAQQFQDLLVWDFQDSFYNLTLKEHVFFKWMLDNCPHVSFVFKGDDDVFANTQAILNHLKTLEPEQVTALYTGQIIFNANPLRDPKIKYYVPQSFYEGPYPPYAGGGGFLFSGNLLPSLYQVSFYIPFFPIDDVYNGMCFKALGITATQNDGFKTFDIREEDRENPCVHKDLFLVHQRDPGQTIRLWRNMHSTMLTC; from the coding sequence ATGAAAAAGAAGCATTTGAAATTACTCGTCATAGCACTAGCTAGCAGCTTTTGcctgttctttttcttttccaaacTAAAGGATGTGGAACACAAACAAAGAGACCTGGCCAAGATCACTTCATTTCCAGATACAACTACAACTGTAGTTATCAGCAATaccaaaaagaaaaccaaaagtgTTATGCCATATGAACTTCCACCCCTTACAATTTCTGAGACTTTCAGAAAAGACATTCCCAAAAATGGTGCTTTCTGGAACCGGAAGCTTCATTCTCTCCTCAGGCAGTTTGATTCCACTGCCAATCAAACAGAGAAAGACCCACATGACAAGTTTCTCTGTCAGCCTGAGAGTTTTGAGTTGATAAAAACCAACATTCAAGATGTCCATTTGTACCCTCCACTTTATGAAGACTTCCTTAGAGGCATGGAGTGTCGAGACCCACCGCTTCTTATCAATCAGCCTGACAAGTGCGCATCAGAGAATAAAGAGGATCAAATTTTCCTCCTTTTTGCGATCAAATCTATCCCAAGGAACTTCGAGAGGCGCCAAGCAATCCGAGAGACCTGGGGAAGAGGAGGCTTGTATGAAAAAAGACTTCAGGTACGAACTGTCTTTCTGCTGGGACGATCATCTGCGGATGATCCCAATCTCGATAAACTGGTTTCATTTGAAGCCCAGCAGTTTCAAGACCTTCTCGTCTGGGATTTTCAGGACTCTTTTTACAACCTTACTCTAAAAGAGCATGTGTTCTTCAAGTGGATGCTTGATAACTGTCCACACGTATCTTTCGTTTTTAAGGGTGACGATGATGTTTTTGCTAACACTCAAgcaattctgaatcatctaaagaCTCTGGAGCCTGAACAGGTCACGGCATTGTACACGGGGCAGATCATTTTTAATGCCAACCCATTACGGGACCCTAAAATCAAATATTATGTTCCTCAGTCATTCTATGAAGGTCCTTACCCTCCTTATGCTGGTGGCGGTGGATTCCTATTTTCTGGAAACCTTCTTCCTTCTCTTTACCAAGTCTCCTTTTACATACCCTTCTTCCCTATTGATGATGTCTACAACGGGATGTGCTTCAAGGCACTTGGAATCACTGCAACGCAAAACGACGGATTCAAGACCTTTGACATTAGGGAAGAAGATCGAGAGAACCCCTGTGTACACAAAGACCTGTTCCTGGTGCACCAACGTGACCCTGGCCAGACTATAAGACTGTGGAGAAATATGCACAGCACCATGCTGACCTGCTGA